One window of Vitis riparia cultivar Riparia Gloire de Montpellier isolate 1030 chromosome 5, EGFV_Vit.rip_1.0, whole genome shotgun sequence genomic DNA carries:
- the LOC117915411 gene encoding carboxyl-terminal-processing peptidase 2, chloroplastic-like isoform X2, with protein MEALGGFGAASLSPPPPHYSTILQTPPWKSLPQRIGQPRLWSPLLCISKNVSYGLRPKLRKYSASLQKELNCSEKFKHHVSVHFVRLVVGVMLVMSVSVGVSRTPSWALTEENLLFLEAWRTIDRAYVDKTFNGQSWFRYRENALRNEPMNTREETYMAIKKMLATLDDPFTRFLEPDKFKSLRSGTQGALTGVGLSIGYPTGFDGSPAGLLVISATPGGPASRAGILSGDVILTIDGTSTETMGIYDAAERLQGPEGSSVELTIRSGPEVKRLSLMRERVSLNPVKSRLCKMPGLGKDSPKIGYIKLASFNQNASGAVKEAIESLRSNDVNAFVLDLRDNSGGLFPEGVEIAKIWLEKGVIVYICDGRGIRDIYDTDGSSVVAASEPLAVLVNKGTASASEILAGALKDNKRAVLFGEPTFGKGKIQSVFELSDGSGLAVTVARYETPAHIDIDKVGIAPDHPLPTPFPKDAEGFCGCLMDPTSACYLNRVQLFSR; from the exons ACTCCACCATGGAAATCTCTGCCGCAAAGAATTGGACAGCCTCGACTGTGGAGTCCATTGTTGTGTATAAGCAAAAATG TAAGTTATGGATTGCGTCCTAAATTGAGGAAATATTCTGCCAGTCTTCAGAAAGAATTAAATTGTTCAGAAAAGTTTAAGCATCATGTCTCTGTTCATTTTGTCCGATTGGTTGTTGGAGTGATGCTGGTTATGTCAGTTTCTGTTGGCGTTAGTAGGACACCCTCCT GGGCCCTTACTGAAGAAAATCTCCTTTTCTTAGAGGCATGGAGGACAATTGACCGTGCATATGTTGACAAAACATTTAATGGTCAAAGTTGGTTTCGCTACAGAGAAAATGCACTGCGTAATGAACCAATGAATACACGAGAAGAGACAT ATATGGCAATAAAGAAGATGCTTGCCACACTTGATGATCCTTTCACTCGCTTTCTGGAGCCTGACAAATTTAAGAGTTTGCGG TCTGGAACTCAAGGTGCTCTTACAGGTGTAGGGTTGTCAATTGGATACCCTACTGGATTTGATGGATCACCTGCTGGGCTTCTTGTTATTTCAGCAACTCCAGGAGGTCCTGCAAGTAGAGCTGGCATTTTGTCTGGGGATGTTATCCTTACAATTGATGGTACAAGTACAGAAACCATGGGAATATATGATGCAGCAGAGCGCTTGCA GGGACCTGAAGGAAGTTCAGTGGAATTAACCATCCGTAGTGGACCTGAAGTAAAGCGCCTATCATTGAT GCGAGAGAGAGTTTCATTGAACCCAGTAAAGTCAAGACTATGCAAGATGCCTGGTTTAGGCAAGGATTCCCCTAAGATTGGTTATATCAAACTAGCATCATTCAACCAGAATGCTTCTG GTGCTGTCAAGGAAGCGATTGAATCTTTAAGGAGCAATGATGTGAATGCCTTTGTTTTGGACCTCCGAGATAATAG TGGTGGCCTTTTCCCAGAGGGAGTTGAGATTGCTAAGATTTG GTTGGAAAAAGGTGTAATTGTGTATATTTGTGATGGTCGTGGTATTCGTGATATATATGACACAGATGGAAGCAGTGTAGTGGCAGCTTCAGAACCTCTGGCTGTGCTG GTGAACAAAGGAACTGCAAGTGCTAGTGAAATATTAGCTGGAGCATTGAAAGACAATAAACGTGCAGTGTTGTTTGGAGAACCCACATTTGGAAAAGG CAAGATCCAGTCGGTTTTTGAGCTATCAGATGGTTCGGGCTTGGCCGTTACAGTAGCTCGTTATGAGACACCTGCTCACATTGATATTGACAAG GTTGGCATCGCTCCAGACCATCCTCTTCCAACTCCATTTCCCAAGGATGCTGAGGGTTTTTGTGGCTGCCTCATGGACCCTACTTCTGCTTGCTATCTCAACAGGGTTCAGCTTTTTTCAAGATGA
- the LOC117915411 gene encoding carboxyl-terminal-processing peptidase 2, chloroplastic-like isoform X1, whose protein sequence is MEALGGFGAASLSPPPPHYSTILQTPPWKSLPQRIGQPRLWSPLLCISKNGIDRPRSCNLVGNYEGNSKVNFLLQPMARLNKSLSFRCGLFSVSYGLRPKLRKYSASLQKELNCSEKFKHHVSVHFVRLVVGVMLVMSVSVGVSRTPSWALTEENLLFLEAWRTIDRAYVDKTFNGQSWFRYRENALRNEPMNTREETYMAIKKMLATLDDPFTRFLEPDKFKSLRSGTQGALTGVGLSIGYPTGFDGSPAGLLVISATPGGPASRAGILSGDVILTIDGTSTETMGIYDAAERLQGPEGSSVELTIRSGPEVKRLSLMRERVSLNPVKSRLCKMPGLGKDSPKIGYIKLASFNQNASGAVKEAIESLRSNDVNAFVLDLRDNSGGLFPEGVEIAKIWLEKGVIVYICDGRGIRDIYDTDGSSVVAASEPLAVLVNKGTASASEILAGALKDNKRAVLFGEPTFGKGKIQSVFELSDGSGLAVTVARYETPAHIDIDKVGIAPDHPLPTPFPKDAEGFCGCLMDPTSACYLNRVQLFSR, encoded by the exons ACTCCACCATGGAAATCTCTGCCGCAAAGAATTGGACAGCCTCGACTGTGGAGTCCATTGTTGTGTATAAGCAAAAATGGTATTGATAGGCCAAGAAGTTGCAATCTAGTTGGAAATTATGAGGGAAATTCCAAAGTCAATTTCTTACTTCAGCCAATGGCAAGGCTCAATAAAAGCTTGTCATTTCGGTGTGGTTTGTTTTCAGTAAGTTATGGATTGCGTCCTAAATTGAGGAAATATTCTGCCAGTCTTCAGAAAGAATTAAATTGTTCAGAAAAGTTTAAGCATCATGTCTCTGTTCATTTTGTCCGATTGGTTGTTGGAGTGATGCTGGTTATGTCAGTTTCTGTTGGCGTTAGTAGGACACCCTCCT GGGCCCTTACTGAAGAAAATCTCCTTTTCTTAGAGGCATGGAGGACAATTGACCGTGCATATGTTGACAAAACATTTAATGGTCAAAGTTGGTTTCGCTACAGAGAAAATGCACTGCGTAATGAACCAATGAATACACGAGAAGAGACAT ATATGGCAATAAAGAAGATGCTTGCCACACTTGATGATCCTTTCACTCGCTTTCTGGAGCCTGACAAATTTAAGAGTTTGCGG TCTGGAACTCAAGGTGCTCTTACAGGTGTAGGGTTGTCAATTGGATACCCTACTGGATTTGATGGATCACCTGCTGGGCTTCTTGTTATTTCAGCAACTCCAGGAGGTCCTGCAAGTAGAGCTGGCATTTTGTCTGGGGATGTTATCCTTACAATTGATGGTACAAGTACAGAAACCATGGGAATATATGATGCAGCAGAGCGCTTGCA GGGACCTGAAGGAAGTTCAGTGGAATTAACCATCCGTAGTGGACCTGAAGTAAAGCGCCTATCATTGAT GCGAGAGAGAGTTTCATTGAACCCAGTAAAGTCAAGACTATGCAAGATGCCTGGTTTAGGCAAGGATTCCCCTAAGATTGGTTATATCAAACTAGCATCATTCAACCAGAATGCTTCTG GTGCTGTCAAGGAAGCGATTGAATCTTTAAGGAGCAATGATGTGAATGCCTTTGTTTTGGACCTCCGAGATAATAG TGGTGGCCTTTTCCCAGAGGGAGTTGAGATTGCTAAGATTTG GTTGGAAAAAGGTGTAATTGTGTATATTTGTGATGGTCGTGGTATTCGTGATATATATGACACAGATGGAAGCAGTGTAGTGGCAGCTTCAGAACCTCTGGCTGTGCTG GTGAACAAAGGAACTGCAAGTGCTAGTGAAATATTAGCTGGAGCATTGAAAGACAATAAACGTGCAGTGTTGTTTGGAGAACCCACATTTGGAAAAGG CAAGATCCAGTCGGTTTTTGAGCTATCAGATGGTTCGGGCTTGGCCGTTACAGTAGCTCGTTATGAGACACCTGCTCACATTGATATTGACAAG GTTGGCATCGCTCCAGACCATCCTCTTCCAACTCCATTTCCCAAGGATGCTGAGGGTTTTTGTGGCTGCCTCATGGACCCTACTTCTGCTTGCTATCTCAACAGGGTTCAGCTTTTTTCAAGATGA